A stretch of Chloracidobacterium validum DNA encodes these proteins:
- the hpnI gene encoding bacteriohopanetetrol glucosamine biosynthesis glycosyltransferase HpnI, with amino-acid sequence MLFFWLGLQSIVGLAAVGGLVYFLLALWSAAIFPRHRISPKRLSKKHLPPISLLKPLCGAETELETCLSSFFQLKYPRFELIFAVRTHDDPAVAVVRRLRARFPGVRAQLLFTGEPPYANAKVFSLEKMAEAAAYDLLVITDSDTKVSADYLGGVAAAFADRNVGGITHPYRGVASGDLWSRLEALGMTTEFMAGVIVAERLEGMKFALGPSMAIRRDCLKAIGGFAAMKDYLADDFVLGAWAAQAGWKVLLLPQAVEHVATARGFLTNFKHRLRWNRSSRFSRPAGYVGQGFTYGLVWAMGFAALTPWPLNLAVFSTGLLLRIGLALTLARRLGDRAVKHHLWLIPLQDLISWMSWIGGFLGKTIEWRGERYVLLDGGRFQPLTRQVKVEGEARAVK; translated from the coding sequence GTGCTGTTCTTCTGGCTTGGCTTGCAAAGCATCGTGGGACTGGCTGCCGTTGGCGGATTGGTCTATTTCCTGCTGGCGCTCTGGTCGGCGGCGATCTTTCCGCGCCACCGCATCAGCCCCAAACGGTTGTCCAAGAAGCACCTGCCGCCGATTTCGTTGCTCAAACCACTGTGCGGCGCGGAAACTGAGCTGGAAACCTGTCTCAGCAGCTTCTTTCAACTCAAGTATCCGCGTTTTGAGCTAATTTTTGCCGTGCGGACCCACGACGACCCGGCCGTGGCGGTCGTGCGTCGCCTGCGGGCGCGGTTTCCTGGCGTCCGCGCCCAGCTCCTGTTTACCGGCGAGCCGCCCTACGCCAACGCCAAGGTCTTCAGTCTGGAGAAAATGGCGGAAGCGGCCGCCTACGACCTGCTGGTGATTACCGACAGTGACACGAAAGTTTCCGCCGACTACCTTGGCGGCGTAGCGGCGGCTTTCGCCGACCGGAACGTGGGCGGCATTACCCACCCCTACCGTGGCGTGGCAAGCGGCGATCTCTGGTCACGGCTTGAAGCGCTCGGCATGACGACCGAATTCATGGCCGGTGTCATCGTCGCCGAACGGCTGGAAGGCATGAAGTTTGCCCTCGGCCCCTCGATGGCCATTCGCCGCGACTGCTTGAAAGCCATTGGTGGCTTTGCCGCCATGAAGGACTACCTGGCCGATGACTTCGTGCTTGGCGCTTGGGCCGCGCAGGCGGGCTGGAAGGTGCTGCTGCTACCACAGGCCGTCGAACATGTCGCCACCGCGCGTGGTTTTCTGACCAACTTCAAGCACCGCCTGCGCTGGAATCGCAGTAGCCGGTTCTCGCGTCCGGCGGGCTACGTCGGACAGGGGTTTACTTACGGGCTGGTGTGGGCCATGGGCTTTGCGGCGCTGACGCCGTGGCCGCTGAACCTGGCCGTCTTCTCGACAGGGTTGCTCCTGCGGATCGGCTTGGCCTTGACCCTGGCGCGGCGGCTCGGCGACCGCGCCGTGAAGCATCATCTCTGGCTCATCCCGTTACAGGACTTGATAAGCTGGATGTCCTGGATCGGTGGGTTTTTAGGCAAGACCATCGAGTGGCGTGGGGAACGCTACGTGCTTCTCGACGGGGGGCGCTTTCAGCCACTGACGCGCCAAGTCAAGGTGGAGGGAGAAGCACGTGCCGTCAAGTGA
- a CDS encoding phosphorylase family protein: MSKQVPPEVPRAVFFVATPGERRAIIGDHLGNAHVVLTGVGPANAARTAHQTLAALAAQGRPSVVVVGIGGALAPSLSVGDVVLGTNTLATEGAPLPGCATGLSRLAARLAATGRPVYQGDHLTVPYVVCQAMEKRRLHQQTGAWVVDMESHAIAQVVQRYALPLLLVRVISDDARQDLPNLNAGFGDNYHLRPLGMTAALLANPLAAGRFLGNLRLAIRELRQVVRVCFAGEF, translated from the coding sequence ATGTCGAAACAAGTCCCCCCGGAAGTGCCGCGCGCCGTGTTTTTTGTCGCCACGCCCGGCGAGCGTCGCGCCATCATTGGCGACCACCTCGGCAACGCCCACGTCGTTCTCACGGGGGTTGGCCCGGCCAATGCCGCTCGAACCGCGCACCAGACGCTGGCGGCGCTGGCGGCGCAGGGACGTCCGTCGGTCGTGGTCGTTGGCATTGGGGGCGCGCTTGCCCCGTCACTGTCGGTCGGCGATGTCGTGCTGGGAACGAACACGCTGGCGACCGAGGGCGCACCGCTTCCGGGTTGCGCCACCGGGTTGAGCCGCCTCGCGGCACGACTTGCCGCTACCGGACGCCCTGTTTACCAGGGCGACCACCTCACCGTCCCCTATGTCGTTTGCCAGGCAATGGAAAAGCGCCGCTTGCACCAACAAACCGGGGCCTGGGTCGTGGACATGGAAAGCCACGCGATTGCGCAAGTGGTTCAGCGTTATGCCCTGCCACTGCTGCTGGTGCGGGTTATCAGCGACGACGCGCGCCAGGATTTACCCAACTTGAATGCTGGATTTGGCGACAACTACCACCTGCGTCCACTGGGCATGACGGCGGCGCTGTTGGCGAACCCGCTGGCAGCCGGCCGATTTCTCGGTAATCTACGGCTGGCGATACGGGAACTTCGCCAGGTTGTCCGCGTATGCTTCGCCGGTGAATTTTGA
- a CDS encoding TonB-dependent receptor has product MTTIRFCSILLWLGWLALGNALGQQTSVVAFTITDASSQKPLAGATITLTPNSSTPMARALTRVTDAAGKATFTDVPGGIYTLVIAVPGYDTLTDEQYAVEPGVLAEQPIGLSLTGGEVVEVRGDTERPLVEQGSGPSDRITPAEIRILPARGRDILTSFPPVPNVIRSNDGRTSIKGAREDQSAVLVNGNISNDPATGAFQVEIPLEAVERAEVFTNPYLPEFGKFTGGVTRVETRPGNNKWQFGLNDFFPEPRFRGGKLFGFANVSPRVNVSGPIVRDKAFFAQAFEVIVDKAVVRGLPNPDNEVRKYSFRSFSQFDVLLTGRQTLTSTVNVARRLVRNVGLDFFNPVPVSPNQRTTDIAVAGTHRYATDAGSTLETHFNYKRIGVEVFGKGAETMVITPLGRSGSFFTESDRTTERYQLQFSNAMASFEAQGWHRIKFGFDVNAMRNRGGITSRPVEIRRADGTLLQRITYANRGNLRADNIEVSGYAQDQWLIRPNLQLDFGLRIETQQAATSINFAPRVALSYAPGKTDSTVLRAGFGLFYDKLPLNALAFRDMPRQVVTTFNPDGTIRDPARAFVYDLARDPTNDPGRGGDFRVPFNRTFRVEFAQRVTKRVLTKLAYLDSRTFNDLFIEPILRPTDGVIRLFNTGRATYRAFEATADIKFTNNQTLTVSYVRSKARAQLNDFISYFGDIPNPVIRPDQFGNAPIDAPNRFFARGVFALPWQVKLAPIFEWRDGFPFSLTNEAQDFIGQRNADTTRFPRFMALDLAVTKTFTIPDWLKPTLFGKKSDIRSASFTVSIFNITNNFNPRNVFANTGAPQFGTFFAVYRRFYRIDFNVNF; this is encoded by the coding sequence ATGACTACAATCCGCTTTTGCTCAATCCTGCTTTGGCTGGGCTGGCTGGCGCTGGGCAATGCCCTCGGACAACAAACCAGCGTGGTGGCATTCACCATTACCGACGCCAGCTCACAAAAACCCTTGGCCGGCGCGACCATCACGCTTACGCCCAATAGTAGCACCCCCATGGCCCGCGCCCTGACGCGCGTGACGGATGCAGCCGGCAAGGCAACGTTTACGGATGTGCCCGGCGGCATCTATACGCTCGTCATCGCCGTGCCGGGTTACGACACCCTGACTGATGAGCAATATGCGGTTGAGCCGGGCGTGCTGGCCGAACAACCCATCGGGCTGAGCCTGACGGGTGGCGAAGTGGTCGAGGTGCGCGGCGACACCGAGCGCCCCCTGGTTGAACAAGGGAGCGGTCCTTCCGACCGCATCACTCCGGCGGAAATCCGCATCCTGCCGGCGCGCGGCCGCGACATTCTCACGTCCTTTCCGCCGGTTCCAAACGTCATCCGCTCCAATGACGGCCGAACCAGCATCAAAGGCGCACGCGAAGACCAGAGCGCAGTCCTGGTCAACGGCAATATCAGCAACGATCCGGCGACGGGCGCTTTCCAGGTTGAAATTCCGCTCGAAGCCGTCGAGCGGGCTGAAGTCTTCACCAATCCCTACTTGCCGGAGTTTGGCAAGTTCACGGGTGGGGTCACGCGGGTCGAGACGCGCCCCGGCAACAACAAATGGCAGTTCGGCTTGAACGACTTTTTCCCCGAACCGCGGTTCCGTGGCGGCAAGCTCTTCGGTTTTGCCAACGTTTCGCCACGGGTGAACGTATCTGGCCCGATCGTCCGTGACAAAGCATTCTTCGCGCAAGCCTTTGAGGTCATCGTGGATAAAGCGGTGGTCCGGGGCCTGCCGAATCCCGATAATGAAGTTCGCAAGTACTCGTTCCGTAGCTTCAGCCAGTTCGACGTCCTCCTGACCGGACGCCAAACCCTGACCAGCACGGTCAACGTCGCGCGCCGACTGGTTCGGAATGTGGGGCTGGACTTTTTCAATCCGGTTCCCGTGTCCCCGAATCAGCGCACCACCGACATTGCGGTGGCCGGGACACACCGCTATGCCACCGATGCCGGCTCAACCCTGGAAACGCACTTCAACTACAAGCGCATTGGGGTTGAAGTCTTTGGCAAGGGCGCGGAAACCATGGTCATCACGCCACTTGGACGCAGCGGGAGCTTTTTTACCGAATCAGACCGGACAACCGAGCGTTACCAGCTACAGTTTTCAAATGCCATGGCGTCGTTTGAGGCACAGGGCTGGCATCGCATCAAGTTTGGCTTTGATGTCAACGCCATGCGCAATCGCGGCGGCATCACCAGTCGGCCGGTCGAAATTCGGCGCGCCGATGGCACGCTGCTTCAACGCATCACCTATGCCAATCGGGGCAACCTTCGGGCCGACAACATCGAAGTCTCCGGCTACGCCCAGGATCAGTGGCTTATCCGGCCCAACTTACAGCTCGACTTTGGGCTACGGATCGAAACCCAGCAGGCAGCCACCAGTATCAACTTTGCGCCACGGGTAGCACTGTCCTATGCGCCGGGCAAGACGGACAGCACTGTGCTCCGGGCCGGCTTTGGGCTGTTTTATGACAAGCTTCCCCTCAACGCCCTGGCTTTTCGGGACATGCCGCGGCAGGTTGTGACGACGTTCAACCCGGACGGGACCATCCGCGATCCGGCGCGGGCGTTTGTTTATGACCTTGCCCGCGACCCGACGAATGACCCCGGACGGGGCGGCGACTTCCGCGTGCCGTTCAACCGGACCTTTCGCGTCGAATTTGCCCAACGGGTGACAAAGCGCGTCCTGACCAAACTGGCCTACCTTGACAGCCGAACGTTCAATGACTTGTTCATCGAGCCGATTCTGCGTCCGACGGATGGCGTCATTCGGCTGTTCAACACCGGACGGGCAACTTACCGAGCCTTTGAAGCCACGGCCGACATCAAGTTCACGAACAACCAAACGTTGACCGTGTCCTATGTACGGAGCAAGGCGCGCGCGCAACTGAACGATTTCATTTCATATTTTGGTGATATTCCAAATCCGGTCATTCGTCCTGACCAGTTTGGCAACGCGCCGATTGATGCGCCCAATCGTTTCTTTGCGCGGGGCGTTTTTGCGCTGCCGTGGCAAGTCAAGCTGGCCCCGATTTTTGAGTGGCGAGATGGTTTTCCCTTCAGCCTCACCAACGAGGCTCAGGATTTCATCGGTCAGCGGAACGCCGATACCACCCGCTTCCCACGTTTCATGGCGCTTGACTTGGCCGTGACGAAAACCTTTACCATCCCGGATTGGCTGAAGCCGACGCTGTTTGGCAAAAAATCAGATATTCGTTCGGCGAGCTTCACGGTAAGCATCTTCAACATCACCAATAACTTCAATCCAAGAAACGTATTTGCCAACACCGGCGCTCCGCAGTTTGGTACCTTTTTTGCCGTCTATCGGAGATTCTACCGCATTGATTTCAATGTAAATTTTTAG